One region of Streptococcus salivarius genomic DNA includes:
- a CDS encoding ZmpA/ZmpB/ZmpC family metallo-endopeptidase, whose translation MKQANHVFEKVTKYAIRKLSVGVGPVAIGTFLLAGGLFVSKPVSADQVTTDASVHMAYVTENELTAEEQKQVVHAIPKEYQNDDTFYLVYKRKGDSQATLPQTGSSDWAVTGLGLATATMAVLLFSKKHRKKIIGLVLIGAAGQSLLVPIEVLALQNKELQAYNQTLAVSTEADLAKGVIAIDGYEYVGYLRYSAKPELEQPLENTIKGLESSIKEDNTVSQGTADKDSKGISWQKGTQEPGHEGEALVQPATPENTGPISAKGTQESGHEGEAAVQPANPEYTGPISANGTQEVGHEGEALVQPANPEYTGVISANGTQEVGHEGEALVQPANPEYTGPISANGTQEVGHEGEALVQPANPEYTGSISSDTTSANGTQEVGHEGEAWVQPAAPEYTGPISANGTQEVGHEGEALVQPANPEYTGPISANGTQEVGHEGEAAVQPANPDYTGKLEAKGTQESGHEGEALVQPENPEYTGPISANGTQEVGHEGEAAVQPANPDYTGKLEAKGTQETGHEGEATVQPANPDYTGKLEAKGTQETGHEGEALVQPENPVHTPVVGSITETETQAIDYPIEVITDDSKYVDEEVVEQEGQKGSQEIQKIYQTIDGVKVGEPTIVSGKVIEVPQPRKIRRGSKPLDGTTTEESIVELPFKEIVQEDDTLEKGTLQVVQEGQKGQNKITKVYKTYKGNKTVEEPTVTETVLVPVQDRIVRKGTKVSEKPVLTLTQIGKDDLGRSAKLSYNLTNPGSAAITTIKAVLKQDGQVVQTLDIPSTTLTADLTNLDYYKPYTLTTTMTFDRGNGEESQVLADQTLQLDFKKVELKDFARTDLIKYDNQTEVDETRLTAVPQDLTNYYLKLTSADQKTTYLAVKAIEETTVDGKAVYKVTAEADNLVQRDAHNHFAQTYSYYIEKPKASQANVYYDFADLVNAIQANPSGEFRLGQSMSARHVVPNGKSYITTEFTGKLLSDGDKRFAIYDLEHPLFNVINGGTIKNINFENVDINRPGQNQIATVGFNLKNKGLIEDVKVTGSVTGNNDVAGIVNKIDEDGKIENVAFVGKIDSIGNNSTVGGIAGSNYMGFVNRAYVDATITAQNANASMLVPFVTYMLNSWKSGTKAKVTNSVAKGVLDVKNTRNVGGIVAKTWPYGAVQDNVTYAKVIKGQEIFASNDVNDEDGGPYIKDLFGVVGYSSAEDGTGKDTKSPKKLKHLTKEEADKRVEGYKITADTFVSEPYALNTLNNASSQADFVNIQDYNTAYKQAYKNIEKFQPFYNKDYIVYQANKLAKDHNLNTKDVLSVTPMNDSNFVTDLSAANKIIVHYADGTKDYFKLSESSEGLSNVKEYTVADLGIAYTPNVVQKDHSSLINGIVDILKPIELQSDPIYQKLGRTGPNKVNAIKNLFLEESFDAVKANLTNLVTKLVQNEDHQLNQSPAAQQMILDKVEKNKAALLLGLTYLNRYYGVKFDDVNIKEIMLFKPDFYGKNVDVLDRLIEIGSKENNISGSRTYDAFGEVLAKSTLSSDLTDFLNYNRKLFTTIDNMNDWFIDAAKDKVYVVEKASQNEGVGEHKYRVYDNLSRGLHRKMILPLLNLDKTEMFLISTYDTMSYGTANKYNTSLEKLKPEIDLAAQRQINYLDFWQRLAADNVKNKLFKDIVNPVWEGFYVWGHGWPGWPERYGQFKNSTEVYAPIREIYGPVGEYYGDNGAMAGAYAAIYDNPYDNRAKVTFVMSNMISEYGASAFTHETTHINDRIAYFGGFGRREGTDVEAYAQGMLQSPATQGHQGEYGALGLNMAFERENDGNQWYNTNPNKLNSREAIDRYMKGYNDTLMLLDSLEGEAVLSQGKQELNNAWFKKVDKQLRGNSKNQYDKVRALSDSEKAISLTSIDDLVDNNFMTNRGPGNGVYKPEDFSSAYVNVPMMSAIYGGNTSEGSPGAMSFKHNTFRLWGYYGYEKGFLGYATNKYKQEAKAAGKNTLGDDFIINKISDGQFNTLEDFKKAYFKEVKEKASHGLTTVTIDGTSVSSYDDLLALFKAAVAKDAASLKTDNNGNKSVSTSHTTKLKEAVYKKLLQETDSFTSSIFK comes from the coding sequence ATGAAACAAGCAAATCATGTTTTTGAAAAAGTGACAAAGTACGCCATTCGTAAGTTGTCAGTAGGTGTAGGGCCAGTTGCTATCGGGACATTCTTGTTAGCAGGTGGTCTTTTCGTGTCTAAACCGGTTTCAGCGGACCAGGTTACGACAGATGCGTCGGTGCATATGGCCTATGTCACTGAAAATGAATTGACAGCTGAAGAGCAGAAGCAAGTGGTACATGCTATTCCCAAGGAATATCAAAATGATGACACTTTTTATCTGGTCTATAAACGCAAAGGAGACAGTCAAGCTACTCTTCCACAGACAGGAAGCTCTGACTGGGCAGTAACAGGTTTGGGACTGGCAACAGCGACTATGGCTGTGCTGCTCTTTTCAAAAAAACATCGAAAGAAAATTATTGGTTTGGTCTTGATTGGGGCCGCAGGGCAAAGTCTACTTGTGCCCATAGAGGTTCTTGCTTTGCAAAACAAGGAGTTACAGGCCTATAATCAGACTCTTGCTGTTTCAACTGAAGCAGATTTGGCCAAGGGTGTTATTGCAATCGATGGTTATGAGTATGTTGGTTATCTGCGTTACTCAGCAAAACCAGAGCTTGAACAACCTTTGGAGAATACTATCAAAGGACTTGAGTCTTCAATAAAAGAAGATAATACAGTTAGTCAGGGGACAGCTGATAAGGATAGTAAGGGAATCAGTTGGCAAAAAGGGACTCAGGAGCCAGGTCATGAGGGCGAAGCTCTAGTTCAACCTGCTACCCCAGAGAACACTGGACCAATTAGCGCTAAAGGTACGCAAGAATCAGGTCATGAAGGTGAAGCAGCTGTTCAACCTGCTAATCCAGAGTATACGGGCCCAATCAGTGCTAACGGCACACAAGAAGTTGGCCATGAGGGTGAAGCATTGGTTCAACCCGCCAATCCAGAATATACTGGTGTTATCAGTGCTAATGGTACTCAAGAAGTCGGTCACGAAGGCGAAGCATTGGTTCAACCCGCCAATCCAGAGTATACCGGCCCAATCAGTGCTAACGGCACACAAGAAGTTGGCCATGAAGGCGAGGCTCTAGTTCAACCCGCCAATCCAGAGTACACTGGTTCAATCAGTAGCGATACTACAAGTGCCAATGGTACTCAGGAAGTTGGTCATGAGGGTGAAGCATGGGTTCAACCAGCGGCTCCAGAATATACCGGCCCAATCAGTGCTAACGGCACACAAGAAGTTGGCCATGAGGGAGAAGCATTGGTTCAACCTGCCAATCCAGAGTATACGGGCCCAATCAGTGCTAACGGCACGCAAGAGGTTGGTCATGAAGGAGAGGCAGCTGTTCAACCTGCTAACCCAGACTATACAGGCAAACTGGAAGCCAAGGGGACACAAGAATCAGGCCACGAAGGTGAGGCCCTTGTTCAACCTGAGAATCCAGAGTATACCGGCCCAATTAGTGCCAATGGTACTCAAGAAGTTGGTCATGAGGGAGAAGCAGCTGTTCAACCCGCCAATCCAGACTATACAGGTAAACTAGAAGCTAAAGGTACACAAGAAACCGGTCATGAGGGCGAGGCAACTGTTCAACCTGCTAACCCAGACTATACAGGTAAACTGGAAGCCAAGGGTACACAGGAAACCGGTCATGAAGGTGAGGCTCTAGTTCAACCTGAGAATCCTGTTCATACCCCAGTTGTCGGTAGTATCACAGAGACTGAAACGCAAGCCATCGATTATCCTATCGAAGTGATTACGGATGATAGCAAGTATGTGGATGAAGAAGTTGTCGAACAAGAGGGGCAAAAAGGTAGCCAAGAAATCCAGAAAATTTACCAAACCATTGATGGTGTTAAGGTTGGTGAGCCGACTATTGTGTCAGGTAAGGTTATTGAGGTGCCACAACCTAGAAAAATCCGTCGTGGCAGCAAGCCTCTAGATGGCACAACGACCGAAGAATCTATTGTAGAGCTTCCATTTAAAGAAATTGTCCAAGAAGATGACACACTTGAGAAGGGTACCTTGCAGGTTGTCCAAGAAGGTCAAAAAGGCCAAAATAAAATCACCAAGGTTTATAAGACCTATAAGGGAAACAAGACTGTTGAAGAACCAACTGTTACTGAAACAGTGCTAGTGCCTGTCCAAGATCGTATCGTTCGCAAAGGAACTAAGGTATCTGAAAAACCAGTGCTTACGCTGACACAGATTGGCAAGGATGATTTGGGTCGCAGTGCTAAACTTAGCTACAACTTGACTAATCCAGGTTCAGCAGCTATCACGACTATTAAGGCGGTCCTCAAGCAGGATGGGCAAGTTGTTCAAACGCTTGATATTCCTAGCACGACCTTGACTGCTGATTTAACAAACTTAGACTATTACAAGCCATATACTCTCACAACAACCATGACCTTTGATCGTGGCAATGGTGAGGAGAGTCAGGTCTTGGCAGACCAAACTCTCCAACTGGATTTCAAGAAGGTTGAGCTTAAAGATTTTGCACGTACAGATTTGATCAAGTATGACAATCAAACAGAAGTGGATGAGACTCGTCTGACAGCTGTGCCTCAGGATCTCACGAATTACTACTTGAAACTGACTTCTGCGGATCAAAAGACGACTTACTTGGCAGTGAAAGCTATCGAAGAAACAACAGTGGATGGCAAGGCGGTTTATAAGGTAACTGCAGAAGCGGACAATTTGGTTCAACGTGATGCCCATAACCATTTTGCCCAAACCTATAGCTATTACATTGAGAAACCTAAGGCTAGCCAAGCCAATGTCTACTATGATTTTGCTGACTTGGTCAATGCCATTCAAGCAAATCCATCAGGTGAATTTAGACTTGGTCAAAGCATGAGTGCTCGTCACGTCGTTCCAAACGGCAAATCATACATTACGACAGAATTTACTGGTAAGTTGCTCAGCGATGGTGACAAACGCTTTGCCATCTATGACTTAGAGCATCCATTGTTTAATGTTATCAATGGCGGAACTATCAAAAACATCAACTTTGAAAATGTAGATATCAATCGCCCTGGCCAAAATCAAATCGCGACGGTTGGATTTAACCTTAAAAATAAAGGTCTGATTGAAGATGTTAAGGTGACTGGTTCAGTTACTGGTAACAATGACGTGGCTGGTATCGTCAATAAGATTGATGAAGATGGCAAGATTGAGAATGTCGCCTTTGTCGGTAAGATTGACTCTATCGGTAATAACTCGACAGTTGGTGGGATTGCTGGTTCAAACTACATGGGATTTGTCAACAGAGCCTATGTAGATGCGACTATTACAGCTCAAAATGCCAATGCAAGTATGCTGGTGCCATTTGTCACTTACATGCTTAACAGTTGGAAGTCAGGAACTAAGGCCAAGGTGACCAATTCAGTAGCCAAGGGTGTGCTTGATGTCAAAAACACACGAAATGTCGGTGGTATTGTCGCTAAGACATGGCCATACGGTGCTGTTCAAGATAACGTGACCTATGCCAAGGTTATCAAAGGCCAAGAAATCTTTGCTTCGAATGATGTTAATGATGAAGATGGTGGTCCATACATCAAAGATCTCTTTGGCGTTGTTGGTTATAGCTCGGCTGAAGATGGTACTGGTAAAGATACCAAGAGTCCTAAAAAACTCAAACATTTGACTAAGGAAGAAGCTGACAAGCGTGTTGAAGGTTACAAGATTACAGCTGATACATTTGTCAGCGAGCCATACGCGTTGAACACCCTTAACAACGCTTCTAGTCAAGCAGATTTTGTCAATATTCAAGACTATAATACAGCATACAAGCAGGCATACAAGAATATTGAGAAATTCCAGCCATTCTATAACAAGGATTATATTGTTTACCAAGCAAACAAACTGGCTAAGGATCACAACTTGAACACTAAAGATGTGCTCTCAGTAACTCCAATGAATGACAGTAATTTTGTCACTGACCTAAGTGCCGCTAATAAAATTATTGTTCATTATGCTGATGGTACCAAAGACTACTTCAAGCTTTCAGAGAGTTCAGAAGGGTTGAGCAATGTTAAAGAGTACACTGTTGCTGATTTGGGTATCGCGTACACTCCAAATGTCGTTCAAAAAGACCACTCAAGTCTTATCAATGGTATTGTTGATATTCTTAAGCCGATTGAGTTGCAGTCTGATCCGATTTACCAAAAACTGGGTCGTACCGGTCCAAACAAGGTCAATGCTATCAAGAACCTCTTCTTGGAAGAAAGTTTTGACGCTGTTAAGGCTAATTTAACTAACCTGGTGACTAAGCTGGTTCAAAATGAAGACCACCAGCTTAACCAATCACCAGCTGCCCAACAAATGATTCTTGACAAGGTTGAGAAAAATAAAGCGGCCCTCTTGTTAGGTTTGACTTACTTGAATCGCTACTATGGTGTGAAGTTTGATGATGTTAATATCAAAGAAATTATGCTCTTCAAACCAGATTTCTATGGTAAAAATGTGGATGTCCTTGACCGTTTAATTGAGATTGGCTCTAAGGAAAATAATATCAGCGGTTCAAGAACCTACGATGCTTTTGGTGAAGTTCTCGCCAAAAGTACCCTTTCTAGTGATCTGACCGACTTCCTTAATTACAATCGAAAACTCTTTACCACTATCGACAATATGAATGATTGGTTCATCGATGCTGCTAAGGATAAGGTCTACGTTGTTGAGAAGGCATCTCAAAATGAAGGTGTCGGTGAGCACAAGTATCGTGTTTATGATAACCTTAGTCGTGGTCTCCACCGCAAGATGATTTTGCCATTGTTGAACCTTGATAAGACAGAGATGTTCTTGATTTCTACCTATGACACCATGTCTTATGGTACGGCTAACAAGTACAATACAAGCTTAGAGAAGTTGAAACCTGAGATTGATCTAGCCGCTCAACGTCAAATCAACTATCTTGATTTCTGGCAAAGATTGGCTGCGGATAATGTCAAAAACAAATTGTTCAAAGACATTGTCAATCCAGTCTGGGAAGGTTTCTATGTCTGGGGCCATGGTTGGCCAGGTTGGCCAGAGCGCTACGGCCAATTCAAGAACAGTACAGAAGTCTATGCGCCAATCCGTGAAATCTATGGACCAGTCGGTGAGTACTATGGTGATAACGGAGCCATGGCCGGTGCCTATGCTGCCATCTACGACAATCCATACGATAATCGTGCCAAGGTTACCTTCGTCATGTCTAACATGATTAGCGAGTACGGTGCTTCAGCCTTTACCCATGAAACGACTCATATCAATGACCGTATTGCCTACTTTGGAGGTTTTGGTCGTCGTGAGGGAACAGACGTTGAAGCCTATGCCCAAGGAATGTTGCAATCACCAGCGACTCAGGGCCACCAGGGTGAATACGGCGCCTTGGGACTTAACATGGCCTTTGAAAGAGAAAACGATGGTAACCAGTGGTACAACACCAATCCAAACAAGTTGAACTCTCGTGAAGCCATTGACCGTTACATGAAGGGCTACAACGACACCCTCATGCTTCTTGATTCGCTGGAAGGAGAAGCAGTCCTAAGTCAAGGCAAGCAAGAGCTCAATAACGCATGGTTCAAGAAGGTCGATAAACAGCTACGAGGCAATAGTAAGAACCAATACGACAAGGTGCGTGCTCTAAGTGATAGCGAAAAGGCTATTAGCTTGACCTCTATTGATGACCTTGTGGATAATAACTTCATGACCAATCGTGGACCTGGCAATGGTGTTTATAAACCTGAGGACTTCTCTTCTGCCTATGTCAATGTGCCAATGATGTCTGCCATTTATGGTGGTAATACCAGCGAGGGATCTCCAGGTGCCATGTCCTTCAAGCACAATACCTTCAGACTCTGGGGTTACTACGGCTATGAAAAAGGCTTCTTAGGTTATGCGACCAACAAGTATAAACAAGAAGCAAAAGCGGCTGGTAAGAACACCCTTGGTGATGACTTTATCATTAACAAGATTTCTGATGGCCAGTTCAACACCCTAGAAGACTTCAAGAAGGCCTACTTCAAAGAAGTGAAAGAAAAAGCGTCTCATGGTTTGACAACCGTTACTATTGACGGTACATCAGTAAGCTCTTACGATGATTTGTTAGCCTTGTTTAAAGCGGCAGTCGCCAAAGACGCTGCAAGTCTTAAAACAGATAATAATGGCAATAAATCTGTATCTACAAGCCATACGACAAAACTCAAAGAAGCTGTCTATAAGAAACTCCTACAAGAGACAGATAGTTTCACAAGTTCTATTTTCAAATAA